The window ACTTCTTCGCGTAGTATTGAACAATTCGCGGACTGGCAAAACGTCGGTCGTGAAAGGTGCTTTCCACTAGGCCTTGATAGTTCTTGTGCCGGGCTCCTTCCGTGATCGGCAAGCGTTCTTCGGTACCTAAGCCAGAAGGGCACAGCAAAACAATCTTGCCGACCTTATCTGGATATCGCGCCGCATATTCAACGGAGATTTGTCCGCCCAGACTGCTCGCCACCAAATGGTAGGGGGGAGACTGAACGTACTGATCCAGATAATCCGCCAGGCGGTCGGTCAAGAACGCAATGTTGATTGGCTTGCGGGCGGCCAACCGCTCCTGCATGACGTCGCCGCCGTACACAATCACGCCCGGAGTGTGCACGTCAAATTGCTGCTGCCATACGCGGCGATTGGGGTACCAACTTTCGCCCTGTTCCGCCAAGCCGTTGACGAGAACCAACGACTTGGTGGGACGGTACGCGTCAGGTTTGGACCAACCCAGGTAGCTGAGGAGCTGTTGATACATAGTGAAGTACAGGACGCGAGGCGCCATTTTCGTCAAAGGTTGTGGCTCTGCATCCTACTCCGTGTACAGGATGAGCAACGTAATTGTTGCGCACTGGATCGCGGCGTCAAATCACCGCTGCGCCGGTTGGCGCGAACCAGCCCATCAGTTGCAAGAAGCGGACCAGGGCGGAAATAATACCGCATCTTAAATGTTCTGAGAGGAGAGCTGCGGCCGCAGAGAGCCGCTCGCGGTTAATGGTGGCGAATCTGCGGTTGCAATAGCGATAGGGATTTCGGCAACTCTTGAGGCGGCGCGCACAGTTCGAAGACCGGGCGTTTAACGAAGATTTCGGCTTAAAAAAAATTCAGCCGGTAACACTCTTGCTTGACTTGCGCTTGCGAAATAACCTGCTGACGTTATTCGTCTTCCCTGCCATCGATTAGTCCCGAGCGTACCGTGAATCCTCCCCACATGTTCTCACTGACGTCGATACTCCGCTCTGATGGCCGACCCTAACACTCGTGAATATGCCCGGCAGTATCTTTCGATTTACAACAGCACCGAGCCCTATGTGCATGGATGCAATTATCCCGCAGCCGACGTTCGGCAGCAGCAAGAGTTAGACAAATCACCCGGCCACATGAACTCGTGAGTAGCACCTTGTGCCAGAAGCGCGGCGTGATCGAGGCGACAAGCACGCTGGAGAAGTTCGAACGAGTATTCATATTGCTCGCGATCAATGATCCGCTCGGACTCGCCGATGTTGTCACCGCGCGTGGGAATGGAAGGAGCCACGGCCGATTGGCAAACGACCTTCGCTTTGCGCAACGGCCTCGCTGCCGTACTTGCGGTCGAGGCAGCGATCAATAAACGCCAACTCGCGGATCCGCACGGCAGGTTCACTGCCGCTGACGTTGTGAAAGCAGATCGCCTTCAGATCTAGTTGCTTCTTCGCAGCCAGCGTTTCATCAGCCACGCGACAAACTGCATCGAGTGACGCCTTGTTATCACCCAGTTCGTTGTAGGCGAGGGCCAATCGAATCGAGTCGTCGGCGCTCAGATCACCAACGTCGCGTCGAGACAATTCAACCACTACACGTTCCGCAGCACGCTTGGCCAAGTACTCTTTGCGAGCAAGTTCGTCTGGGCCTACTTGAGCGAAGGCGACCTGTGACATCAGGCAGGCGTAAACAGCGATCAGCAGCACGCGCATCTTAAACTCCTAGGAAATTAGCTCAGAAGTAAGACGGAGGGGCGTGAGAATCGTTTCGCCAGCCCAAAGACATCGCCAAACAGCCTGGCACAAGTTCATGCAAAGTGACTGCTCGAGCGACAAAGTTATCGCGGGCAGATTTCAAACATCCGTGGAATCCGCCGCACCAAACGAGCGGCATCCCTAGGCATGAGCTTTGCCCCAGCCTTGGTAGTTCAATTTACCCAAGGAGACTCGAGACAATGTCAACGACTCATTCGATCAATCAAGCTGTGGCAGAGCAGAGGCACGCTAGCGAGTTATCGCAGTCATCCGAACGAGAGGGAGGCGAGCAGCTGTTCGAAGTGAATGTAGGTCCGTCGGAACGGACGCTTTCGCTCGTTGGTGGCACAGTTTTACTCGGCTTGGGACTCAGCCGTGGTAGCATGAGTGGCTTAGCCATGCTCGCCATGGGCGGAGCTCTGGCGTTCCGGGGTGCCACAGGCCATTGCTCGGTATACCAATCCCTCGGTAAATCTACTGCGGAGACCTAGCTCAAGATCTGTGCCAGCGCACTCACGGCTGCTTTCGCCTTCTCCAACCCGCCGATCTGATCCACGAACTTCTTCACTTGGATCAGTTGCTGTATGTTGTCCATGGGAACTGCCATCGGCTTGCGACCACGCTTCCCAACCTTGCCGCCCTTCTTCTTGGCGTGCAGCAATTCGCGTAAGGGCGAGCCTTGGTTTGTGATGACACTAACCGGCAGCGAGGACACCAGAAAGCTTTCTGGAGCCCTAAGAGAAAACTAAATAAGAGGCTGCTAGCGGTCACGCCGTGAGCTGCACAACGCCTTCTCTACCAATCCAGTCGCGAACCGCCGACAGAACCGGGCGGACAATCTGAAAATTTGTTTCAGCACCAGCTCAGAGAACTCAGTGCGCGACCCGTAACGATTTGCTGCCACTGAACTGCGTGCCCGCCTAGCGCTCAGCTCGCTGCACAGCAAGCCCACAATCTGTAAGGCATGCTGTTTGCATTCGCTGGCCGGTTTTCAGGCACTTGCGAGAACTACTTTGTCACCTGATCCACCGATCGTTGTGGCCGGAGCGAATGGCGACCTAGGGCGCCGGATCAGCCCATGGACTTCACCACGAAAGATGACACGGCTGCTTTCACCGCCGCCGCGGCGCTCGATTCTTC is drawn from Anatilimnocola floriformis and contains these coding sequences:
- a CDS encoding alpha/beta fold hydrolase, producing the protein MAPRVLYFTMYQQLLSYLGWSKPDAYRPTKSLVLVNGLAEQGESWYPNRRVWQQQFDVHTPGVIVYGGDVMQERLAARKPINIAFLTDRLADYLDQYVQSPPYHLVASSLGGQISVEYAARYPDKVGKIVLLCPSGLGTEERLPITEGARHKNYQGLVESTFHDRRFASPRIVQYYAKKFACKRWRKAFFETVRGTKSHSVRDKLKLIERPTLVVCGREDRIVDPLAVKEAVKEIPNHRFLMIPNCGHAPQLECSRLINRLVSEFLNLAEPIAPKRSTADSLQIGLQGG
- a CDS encoding YgaP family membrane protein, whose product is MSTTHSINQAVAEQRHASELSQSSEREGGEQLFEVNVGPSERTLSLVGGTVLLGLGLSRGSMSGLAMLAMGGALAFRGATGHCSVYQSLGKSTAET